One window of the Actinomyces wuliandei genome contains the following:
- the acnA gene encoding aconitate hydratase AcnA encodes MASLNTFASRDTLDVGGRSYEVYRLDAVPGLERLPYCLKVLAENLLRTEDGANVTADHVRALASWDPAAEPDTEIQFTPARVVMQDFTGVPCIVDLATMREAVAELGGDPEVINPLAPAEMVIDHSVQIDSFGLASSLERNKEREYERNAERYQFLRWGQGALSNFRVVPPGTGIVHQVNIEFLARTVFTRQEGEVTLAYPDTCVGTDSHTTMVNGLGVLGWGVGGIEAEAAMLGQPVSMLIPKVVGFRLSGAIPAGATATDVVLTITQMLRAHGVVGKIVEFYGEGVAEVPLANRATIGNMSPEFGSTAAIFPIDEVTLDYLRLTGRSEEDIALVEAYTKAQGMWHDPAREAVYSEYLELDLSTVVPSIAGPKRPQDRIELSGAKEAFASVLPTYAPQGPRPTAVTLADGTQTTLDHGHVAIASITSCTNTSNPSVMVAAGLLARNAVARGLRSKPWVKTSTAPGSQVVTDYYEKAGLWPALDELGFNLVGYGCATCIGNSGPLPAEVSAAVNEADLAVVSVLSGNRNFEGRINPDVKMNYLASPPLVIAYALAGTMDFDFATQPLGRDPEGNDVFLSDIWPDPAEVQATIDATIDREMYTRDYADVFAGDDRWQGLDTPEGETFAWDEGSTYVRKAPFFEGLTMDLTPVSDITGARVLALLGDSVTTDHISPAGAIKADSPAGRYLASHGVERADFNSYGSRRGNHEVMIRGTFANIRLRNQLLDGVEGGYTRNFLTGEQESIFDASQAYQAAGVPLVVLGGKEYGSGSSRDWAAKGTALLGVRAVIAESFERIHRSNLIGMGVVPLQLPDGESAASLGLDGTETFAVTGLTALNEGVTPRTVTVTAAKQDGSEVVFDAVVRIDTPGEADYFRHGGILQYVLRQLAAR; translated from the coding sequence GTGGCCAGTCTCAACACCTTTGCCTCGCGTGACACGCTCGACGTCGGTGGACGCTCCTACGAGGTCTACCGCCTTGACGCGGTCCCTGGCCTGGAGCGCCTGCCCTACTGCCTGAAGGTCCTCGCGGAGAACCTCCTGCGCACCGAGGACGGGGCCAACGTCACAGCTGACCACGTGCGGGCGCTGGCCTCCTGGGACCCTGCCGCCGAGCCGGACACGGAGATCCAGTTCACCCCGGCGCGGGTGGTCATGCAGGACTTCACCGGGGTGCCCTGCATCGTGGACCTGGCCACCATGCGGGAGGCGGTGGCCGAGCTGGGTGGTGACCCTGAGGTCATCAACCCGCTGGCGCCCGCGGAGATGGTCATCGACCACTCCGTCCAGATCGACTCCTTCGGCCTGGCCTCCTCCCTGGAGCGCAACAAGGAGCGTGAGTACGAGCGCAACGCCGAGCGCTACCAGTTCCTGCGCTGGGGGCAGGGCGCCCTGTCGAACTTCCGTGTGGTGCCCCCGGGCACGGGGATCGTCCACCAGGTCAACATCGAGTTCCTGGCCCGCACCGTCTTCACCCGGCAGGAGGGTGAGGTCACCCTCGCCTACCCCGACACCTGCGTGGGCACGGACTCCCACACCACCATGGTCAATGGCCTGGGGGTCCTGGGCTGGGGCGTGGGCGGTATCGAGGCGGAGGCCGCCATGCTCGGCCAGCCGGTGTCCATGCTTATCCCCAAGGTGGTCGGATTCCGCCTCTCCGGGGCCATCCCGGCCGGGGCTACCGCCACCGACGTGGTGCTGACTATCACCCAGATGCTGCGTGCCCACGGCGTGGTGGGCAAGATCGTGGAGTTCTACGGCGAGGGCGTGGCCGAGGTCCCGCTGGCCAACCGGGCCACCATCGGGAACATGAGCCCGGAGTTCGGCTCCACGGCTGCGATCTTCCCCATTGACGAGGTCACCCTGGACTACCTGCGTCTGACCGGCCGCAGCGAGGAGGACATCGCCCTGGTGGAGGCCTACACCAAGGCCCAGGGCATGTGGCACGACCCCGCCCGTGAGGCCGTCTACTCCGAGTACCTCGAGCTGGACCTGTCCACTGTGGTGCCCTCCATCGCCGGCCCCAAGCGCCCCCAGGACCGCATTGAGCTGAGCGGGGCCAAGGAGGCCTTCGCCTCGGTGCTGCCCACCTACGCCCCGCAGGGTCCCAGGCCCACTGCGGTGACCCTGGCGGACGGCACCCAGACCACCCTGGACCACGGGCACGTGGCCATCGCCTCCATCACCTCGTGCACCAACACCTCCAACCCCAGTGTCATGGTGGCGGCCGGGCTCCTGGCCCGCAACGCGGTGGCGCGAGGCCTGCGCTCCAAGCCCTGGGTCAAGACCTCCACGGCACCGGGCTCCCAGGTGGTCACTGACTACTACGAGAAGGCGGGCCTGTGGCCGGCGCTGGACGAGCTGGGCTTCAACCTGGTGGGTTATGGCTGCGCCACCTGCATCGGCAACTCTGGGCCGCTGCCCGCCGAGGTCTCGGCGGCGGTCAACGAGGCGGACCTGGCGGTGGTCTCGGTGCTCTCGGGCAACCGCAACTTCGAGGGGCGCATCAACCCCGACGTCAAGATGAACTACCTGGCCTCCCCGCCTCTGGTCATCGCCTACGCGCTGGCCGGGACCATGGACTTCGACTTCGCCACCCAGCCGCTGGGACGCGACCCTGAGGGCAACGATGTCTTCCTGTCCGACATCTGGCCTGACCCCGCCGAGGTGCAGGCCACCATCGACGCCACGATCGACCGGGAGATGTACACGCGCGACTACGCTGACGTCTTCGCTGGTGACGACCGCTGGCAGGGTCTGGACACGCCGGAGGGGGAGACCTTCGCCTGGGACGAGGGGTCCACCTACGTGCGCAAGGCCCCCTTCTTCGAGGGCCTGACCATGGATCTCACCCCGGTCAGCGACATCACGGGCGCCCGGGTGCTGGCCCTCCTGGGCGACTCGGTCACCACCGACCACATCTCCCCGGCAGGTGCTATCAAGGCCGACTCCCCGGCGGGCCGCTACCTGGCCAGCCACGGGGTGGAGCGGGCGGACTTCAACTCCTACGGGTCGCGTCGCGGCAACCACGAGGTCATGATCCGGGGCACCTTCGCCAACATCAGGCTGCGCAACCAGCTGCTCGACGGCGTGGAGGGCGGCTACACCAGGAACTTCCTCACCGGCGAGCAGGAGTCGATCTTTGACGCCTCCCAGGCCTACCAGGCTGCAGGCGTGCCGCTGGTCGTCCTGGGCGGCAAGGAGTACGGTTCCGGCTCCTCACGTGACTGGGCGGCCAAGGGGACGGCGCTGCTGGGGGTCAGGGCGGTCATCGCCGAGTCCTTCGAGCGCATCCACCGCTCCAACCTCATCGGCATGGGGGTGGTGCCGCTGCAGCTCCCGGACGGGGAGTCGGCGGCCTCGCTGGGCCTGGACGGTACCGAGACCTTCGCCGTCACCGGGTTGACGGCGCTCAACGAGGGTGTCACCCCTCGCACCGTCACTGTCACGGCGGCCAAGCAGGACGGCTCCGAGGTGGTCTTTGACGCTGTCGTGCGTATCGACACCCCGGGGGAGGCGGACTACTTCCGCCACGGCGGCATCCTCCAGTACGTGCTGCGCCAGTTGGCCGCCAGGTAG
- a CDS encoding alpha/beta hydrolase → MASWLGCFCDWPSCVPGGQPSGGSTRPPLWPGLPEARQRTVRLARLLVRPGRWQAFQRTTRTDHRAVAPWLPQVTCPALIVMGNEDPDWKDPSVEVGWAAGAVGAAGNDVEVLMVPQAGHAPMLERPQLVAHGSDRLHPLTGTSVRSEPTHRAFSFQAP, encoded by the coding sequence GTGGCCTCCTGGCTCGGCTGCTTCTGCGACTGGCCCTCCTGCGTCCCTGGGGGCCAGCCTTCTGGAGGATCTACTCGACCTCCCCTGTGGCCGGGGCTGCCGGAGGCGCGGCAGCGAACAGTCCGCCTTGCCCGCCTTCTGGTTCGCCCCGGACGCTGGCAGGCCTTCCAGCGCACCACCAGGACCGACCACCGAGCTGTTGCCCCCTGGTTGCCGCAGGTCACCTGCCCCGCCCTCATTGTCATGGGCAACGAGGATCCTGACTGGAAGGACCCTTCCGTAGAGGTCGGCTGGGCGGCTGGTGCTGTTGGAGCCGCAGGGAACGACGTCGAGGTCCTCATGGTTCCCCAGGCGGGTCACGCGCCGATGCTGGAGCGCCCGCAGTTGGTGGCCCACGGCAGCGATAGGCTTCATCCGCTCACTGGCACCAGCGTGAGATCAGAGCCGACTCACCGCGCATTCTCGTTTCAAGCGCCGTGA
- a CDS encoding D-glucuronyl C5-epimerase family protein, protein MAALSRHRTTANRRCAHIVSDQCWLPHPFGYAPHGDPAITLHAPWHSGMAQGMTLALCTRPARHAPDQDWITNAEQIRNSFFASENGPRVTITDSEGLTWLEEYSRDTDPLYVINGHIYAMLGLAQYAQATDDLDVSRLFSQAANTLKSTYTRWRVPGGISYYCASDYCTSNNWAPESYHRGVALLLQTLATITGDTEFRSMGLQLDSDYSV, encoded by the coding sequence CTGGCGGCGCTCAGCCGCCACCGCACAACGGCTAATAGAAGGTGTGCGCACATCGTCAGCGACCAATGCTGGCTGCCACACCCCTTCGGCTACGCGCCACACGGCGACCCTGCCATCACTCTACACGCACCCTGGCACTCAGGGATGGCACAGGGCATGACCCTAGCCCTGTGCACACGACCGGCCAGGCACGCTCCAGACCAGGACTGGATCACAAATGCCGAGCAGATCCGTAACTCGTTCTTCGCGTCCGAGAACGGACCCCGTGTCACCATCACAGATTCAGAAGGGTTGACATGGCTTGAGGAATACTCTAGGGACACAGACCCACTATACGTTATAAATGGGCATATCTACGCCATGCTAGGTCTGGCGCAATATGCTCAGGCCACAGACGACCTTGACGTGTCCCGCTTGTTTTCCCAGGCTGCGAACACGCTTAAATCCACCTACACACGGTGGCGCGTACCCGGAGGCATCTCATACTACTGCGCCTCCGACTACTGCACAAGCAATAACTGGGCTCCTGAAAGCTACCACCGTGGCGTCGCCCTCCTGCTGCAGACCCTGGCGACCATCACCGGCGACACCGAGTTCAGAAGCATGGGGCTCCAACTGGACTCGGACTACTCGGTATAA
- a CDS encoding class I SAM-dependent RNA methyltransferase, producing the protein MLLRVTAPAHGGHCVARPVDEPSGRVVFVRHTLPGETVRARVVQRTSRVWRADVVEVLEPSPDRVDSVWPEAGPFGVGGGELAHVCLPAQRVWKQWVLADCLRRVGGPQVAEAVAALPGAAASGGVAVEALLTQASRGADPSREEPVRGTGTRTRVTLEVGEEGQVGMHAFRSHQVLPLRTLPLAVAPLQELGLLEEPRWRSRYRPGGRVRAVAPSRGEPVVLLDGQVLTAAARPAGRPRVEEVVDATGLGLGELRYLMHPGCFWQVHVDAPTVLVDRVVRAALGGSPGGTRPGDHTRTRLDPGPARGQRVLELYSGSGLLTLPLAMLVGSSGQVHSLEGDAQAVRDARRNLRGCRWTRVADGRVTPRTVSAAGTAFDGAGPDVVVLDPPRQGAGRQVVQAVAGLGPGRVVLVACDPAALARDLAVLLGSGYRLEALSALDAFPHTHHLEAVAVLVRG; encoded by the coding sequence ATGCTCCTCAGGGTCACCGCTCCCGCCCACGGGGGCCACTGCGTGGCACGTCCCGTGGACGAGCCCTCGGGCCGGGTGGTGTTTGTCCGCCACACCCTGCCGGGGGAGACGGTCCGCGCCCGGGTGGTGCAGCGGACGTCGAGGGTCTGGAGGGCCGACGTCGTGGAGGTCCTCGAGCCCTCTCCGGACCGGGTGGACTCTGTGTGGCCTGAGGCCGGCCCCTTCGGGGTCGGCGGGGGCGAGCTGGCCCACGTCTGCCTGCCCGCCCAGCGCGTGTGGAAGCAGTGGGTGCTGGCTGACTGCCTGCGGCGTGTTGGCGGGCCGCAGGTGGCCGAGGCGGTGGCTGCCCTGCCCGGCGCTGCCGCCTCCGGGGGTGTTGCCGTGGAGGCGTTGCTGACGCAGGCGAGCCGGGGCGCGGACCCGTCCCGGGAGGAGCCCGTGCGGGGCACAGGTACCCGGACCCGGGTCACCCTGGAGGTGGGTGAGGAGGGCCAGGTCGGGATGCACGCCTTCCGCTCCCACCAGGTCCTTCCTCTCAGGACCCTGCCCCTGGCGGTCGCCCCCCTCCAGGAGCTGGGCCTGCTGGAGGAGCCGCGCTGGCGCAGCCGCTACCGTCCAGGTGGGCGCGTCAGGGCTGTGGCTCCGAGCCGGGGAGAGCCCGTCGTCCTCCTGGACGGCCAGGTGCTCACGGCTGCGGCACGTCCTGCGGGCAGGCCACGTGTGGAGGAGGTTGTCGACGCCACCGGCCTGGGGTTGGGAGAGCTGCGGTACCTGATGCACCCCGGGTGCTTCTGGCAGGTGCACGTGGACGCGCCCACGGTCCTGGTGGACCGGGTGGTGCGTGCGGCCCTGGGCGGGTCCCCTGGCGGCACGCGTCCCGGGGACCACACCCGGACGCGGCTGGACCCGGGCCCCGCCCGCGGGCAGCGGGTCCTGGAGCTCTACTCAGGCTCGGGCCTGCTCACGCTCCCTCTGGCGATGCTTGTCGGCTCCTCGGGGCAGGTCCACTCCCTGGAGGGGGACGCCCAGGCCGTCAGGGACGCACGCCGCAACCTGCGCGGCTGCCGCTGGACCCGGGTGGCTGACGGCAGGGTGACACCCCGCACGGTGTCGGCGGCGGGGACCGCCTTCGACGGGGCCGGGCCTGACGTCGTCGTCCTGGACCCTCCGCGACAGGGCGCCGGTCGCCAGGTGGTCCAGGCGGTTGCCGGGCTGGGGCCTGGGCGTGTCGTGCTGGTGGCCTGCGACCCGGCAGCCCTGGCCCGCGACCTGGCGGTCCTCCTCGGGTCGGGCTACCGCCTGGAGGCGCTGAGCGCGCTGGACGCGTTTCCCCACACCCACCACCTTGAGGCCGTGGCGGTGCTGGTCCGCGGCTGA
- a CDS encoding dihydrolipoyl dehydrogenase family protein → MTQQSQPACPQDTSDTASVSQDVGTEEVDLLVVGGGKAGKSLAMARAKAGDAVVMVERDKIGGTCVNVACIPTKTLISSARILRDVQGAPAHGVVLTGGPGLPDAESSAEVSAASGGDDADGADEAAATCLAQARVDLAALRARKEAVVGGMVAAHETMFPASGMDFCLGTARFVAERTVDISLAEGGTRRVRGRTVLLNTGTTPSVPDIAGLGDVPYWTSEDLLTLPELPEHLVVLGGGVIGMEMASLMGMLGVPVTVVHAGEHVLDREDADVAAEVTAGLEALGVTVLTGSRAARVSPSPQGVVVTTEDGREVSGSHLLVALGRTPVTQGLGLEAAGVEVDQRGFVVVDDHLRTSAEGVYAAGDVAGTPQFTHASWNDFRVLRDLLSGKEASTAGRLIPWAVFTTPELGHVGMGEEEARAAGHTVRVAKTPTAAVPRAKTLGRTEGFYKVVVDADTDLILGAAVIGAEASEVVTSVQMAMLGGLTWQQLRDAVITHPTMSEGLNIVLDAMPQP, encoded by the coding sequence ATGACGCAGCAGAGCCAGCCTGCCTGTCCCCAGGACACCAGCGACACCGCCTCCGTGTCCCAGGACGTTGGCACTGAGGAGGTCGACCTCCTTGTGGTCGGCGGGGGCAAGGCAGGCAAGTCCCTGGCGATGGCCCGGGCTAAGGCGGGCGACGCCGTCGTCATGGTCGAGCGCGACAAGATCGGCGGGACCTGTGTCAACGTCGCCTGCATCCCCACCAAGACCCTCATCTCCTCCGCCCGGATCCTGCGCGACGTCCAGGGCGCGCCTGCCCACGGCGTGGTCCTGACGGGCGGCCCTGGCCTCCCGGACGCTGAGAGCTCCGCCGAGGTCAGCGCAGCCAGCGGTGGTGACGACGCAGACGGGGCAGACGAGGCCGCAGCCACCTGCCTGGCCCAGGCCCGTGTCGACCTGGCGGCCCTGCGGGCGCGCAAGGAGGCCGTGGTCGGTGGCATGGTCGCTGCCCACGAGACCATGTTCCCGGCCTCCGGCATGGACTTCTGCCTGGGAACGGCCCGGTTTGTCGCCGAACGCACCGTGGATATCTCCCTGGCCGAGGGCGGTACCCGCCGTGTACGCGGCAGGACGGTCCTTCTTAACACCGGGACCACGCCGTCGGTCCCCGACATCGCGGGGCTGGGCGACGTGCCGTACTGGACCAGTGAGGACCTGCTCACCCTGCCCGAGCTGCCCGAGCACCTGGTGGTCCTGGGTGGGGGCGTGATCGGCATGGAGATGGCCTCTCTCATGGGGATGCTGGGAGTGCCCGTGACGGTGGTGCACGCCGGTGAGCACGTCCTGGACCGCGAGGACGCCGACGTGGCCGCCGAGGTCACCGCAGGCCTGGAGGCCCTGGGCGTCACGGTCCTCACCGGCTCCCGTGCCGCCCGCGTGAGCCCCTCCCCGCAGGGGGTCGTGGTCACCACCGAGGACGGGCGCGAGGTGAGCGGCTCCCACCTGCTCGTGGCCCTGGGGCGTACCCCTGTCACGCAGGGCCTGGGCCTGGAGGCCGCTGGCGTGGAGGTGGACCAGCGCGGGTTCGTCGTCGTCGACGACCACCTGCGCACCAGCGCCGAGGGCGTCTACGCCGCCGGCGACGTGGCCGGGACCCCCCAGTTCACCCACGCCTCCTGGAACGACTTCCGCGTCCTGCGCGACCTGCTGTCCGGCAAGGAGGCCTCCACCGCCGGGCGCCTCATCCCCTGGGCGGTGTTCACCACGCCCGAGCTCGGGCACGTCGGCATGGGCGAGGAGGAGGCGCGCGCGGCCGGCCACACGGTGCGCGTGGCCAAGACCCCCACAGCAGCCGTGCCGCGGGCCAAGACCCTGGGGCGCACCGAGGGCTTCTACAAGGTGGTCGTGGACGCCGACACCGACCTCATCCTGGGGGCCGCCGTCATCGGGGCCGAGGCCAGCGAGGTGGTCACCAGCGTCCAGATGGCCATGCTGGGTGGCCTGACCTGGCAGCAGCTGCGTGACGCCGTCATCACCCACCCCACCATGAGCGAGGGTCTCAACATCGTCCTGGACGCCATGCCGCAGCCCTGA
- a CDS encoding YbaK/EbsC family protein, giving the protein MSELRDPEEVFATDPGWLSALERTDLLAGPVAAALRELAASDAGTTSAGSSTGSHPREDEDAGTTRADLARQARVVPIDPALSDTDVLNARYLLDPHATGNCVLVAGKRQGEERAAACVVRATDLADVNHVVKRRLDVRKASFLPMDRATDLSGMAYGGITPVGLPSHWRLLIDAVVASRPTVLIGSGLRGSKLLVPGALLAALPGAEVVEGLGVPTT; this is encoded by the coding sequence ATGAGCGAGCTGCGTGACCCCGAGGAGGTCTTTGCCACGGACCCCGGGTGGCTCAGCGCCCTGGAGCGCACAGACCTCCTGGCTGGCCCGGTGGCGGCAGCGCTGCGCGAACTGGCGGCCTCTGACGCCGGAACCACAAGCGCCGGGAGCAGCACGGGCAGCCACCCCAGAGAAGACGAGGACGCCGGGACGACCCGCGCCGACCTGGCTCGCCAGGCTCGGGTGGTCCCTATCGACCCGGCCTTGTCCGACACTGACGTGCTCAACGCGCGCTACCTGCTGGACCCGCACGCTACCGGGAACTGCGTGCTGGTGGCGGGCAAGCGGCAGGGGGAGGAGAGGGCTGCGGCCTGCGTGGTGCGCGCCACTGACCTCGCCGACGTCAACCACGTGGTCAAGAGGCGCCTGGACGTGCGCAAGGCCTCCTTCCTGCCCATGGACCGGGCGACCGACCTGTCCGGCATGGCCTACGGCGGGATCACGCCAGTGGGCCTGCCCAGCCACTGGAGGTTGCTCATCGACGCCGTCGTCGCGTCACGCCCCACGGTGCTCATCGGCTCGGGCCTGCGCGGCTCCAAGCTGCTGGTCCCCGGCGCCCTGCTCGCCGCCCTGCCAGGTGCCGAGGTGGTCGAGGGCCTGGGCGTACCCACCACCTGA
- a CDS encoding DNA-binding protein: MRDTADRGRRGRPGPDPSVWAPGGSSGSRAWAGSAALSVTGYAPDAVLAAAAAAGAAASSLATGAALVCVVLLLIVAASYRQAVHVEGRGGGYVGHGAVASRLGEWPGLVTASALLTSHVLAVAVCTATAASYLAVAAPRLAPVTVQVAVVGAAGLALAVLGAGRQVGRGLTRLVRVCVPVYAAALGTVVAAGLAQELTGRLDRADSAVLEVLPAAGGQYWQQGLPPLVVLLLVAGALAGGSAVLTGAGTVVDGGSLRSGPLGGGPDRSRRGGRDTGQDAKWDARWDTASGVVLLAVGAALVAATVHLAGAVGARVVEDPAGQLLRDGQPVGEGYLQLPASVQVARAVFPGAPLVSYLVVVTTVVLVLLVGAAVLTRLPVLAAVLGRDHLLPHRMCQLGDRRVRLWCVMVAWLGAAVLLVAAGGSVTRLVPLYVLTTSVCLTMVQVGMVRHWSYWLARATDPRARQRMRRSRVLNATGAAVTGVVLACVLVTWTTRGAWLVLAALVAVCLVMRATSRYYRRVSAQTSVSGLQDVEVLPAQVRAVVLASRFHQLTVRALTYARSTHPASVEVLTVDMGDGSVERLVETWEEAGVAVPLTVLGSPSLEVVPPVVSYIRSLRSDAPQDLVVVFLPEHLVSRWWERVLLSSTTTRLGAALRRVPGVVVASVPWRLAAPGQPWRGGWGGQDATGGAEDVMDADVAARRASRRRRGQGGPG; encoded by the coding sequence GTGCGTGACACCGCAGATCGTGGCAGGAGGGGGCGGCCCGGGCCTGACCCCTCTGTGTGGGCTCCGGGTGGGTCCTCCGGCTCCCGGGCCTGGGCTGGCTCGGCCGCCCTGTCCGTGACGGGCTACGCCCCCGACGCGGTCCTTGCCGCTGCCGCTGCCGCAGGTGCGGCAGCCTCCTCGCTGGCTACGGGAGCCGCCCTGGTGTGCGTGGTCCTCCTCCTGATCGTGGCTGCCTCCTACCGGCAGGCCGTCCACGTCGAGGGGCGGGGGGGTGGCTATGTCGGCCACGGAGCCGTGGCCTCCCGCCTGGGGGAGTGGCCAGGGCTGGTGACGGCCTCTGCCCTGCTGACCTCCCACGTCCTGGCCGTGGCCGTGTGCACGGCCACGGCCGCGTCCTACCTGGCGGTGGCAGCACCCCGTCTGGCACCTGTCACGGTGCAGGTCGCGGTGGTGGGGGCAGCAGGCCTGGCGCTTGCCGTCCTGGGGGCTGGCAGACAGGTCGGCAGGGGGCTGACCCGCCTTGTCCGGGTGTGTGTACCTGTGTACGCGGCAGCTCTCGGTACCGTGGTGGCGGCTGGCCTGGCCCAGGAGCTCACTGGCAGGCTGGACCGGGCCGACTCCGCCGTCCTGGAGGTCCTGCCTGCGGCAGGGGGGCAGTACTGGCAGCAGGGTCTGCCGCCCCTGGTAGTGCTCCTCCTGGTGGCGGGGGCGCTGGCGGGCGGTTCTGCTGTCCTGACCGGGGCGGGGACGGTCGTCGACGGTGGTTCCCTCCGCAGTGGTCCTCTCGGCGGCGGCCCTGACCGCTCCCGGCGTGGCGGGCGGGATACCGGGCAGGACGCCAAGTGGGATGCCAGGTGGGACACCGCCTCCGGCGTTGTCCTGTTGGCGGTCGGCGCCGCCCTGGTGGCAGCCACCGTCCACCTGGCCGGTGCGGTCGGTGCGCGGGTCGTGGAGGACCCGGCGGGGCAGCTGCTGCGTGACGGCCAGCCCGTGGGGGAGGGGTACCTCCAGCTGCCTGCCAGTGTGCAGGTGGCTCGCGCTGTCTTCCCCGGCGCCCCCCTCGTCTCCTACCTGGTGGTGGTCACCACCGTGGTTCTGGTGCTGCTTGTCGGCGCTGCGGTCCTCACCCGCCTGCCTGTGCTCGCCGCCGTACTGGGCAGGGACCACCTGCTCCCGCACAGGATGTGCCAGCTAGGGGACCGGCGTGTCCGCCTGTGGTGCGTCATGGTGGCCTGGCTGGGAGCCGCTGTCCTCCTGGTCGCCGCTGGTGGCTCGGTCACGCGCCTCGTCCCGCTCTACGTGCTGACGACGTCGGTCTGCCTGACCATGGTCCAGGTGGGCATGGTGCGTCACTGGTCGTACTGGCTGGCCCGGGCCACCGATCCTCGCGCGCGTCAGCGCATGCGGCGCTCCCGCGTGCTCAATGCCACGGGTGCGGCGGTGACCGGGGTGGTCCTGGCCTGCGTCCTGGTCACCTGGACGACCCGGGGCGCCTGGCTCGTCCTGGCCGCCCTGGTAGCCGTGTGTCTGGTCATGCGCGCGACCTCGCGCTACTACCGCCGTGTCAGCGCGCAGACGTCGGTCAGCGGGCTCCAGGACGTGGAGGTCCTGCCCGCCCAGGTGCGCGCGGTGGTCCTGGCCTCCCGGTTCCACCAGCTCACCGTGCGCGCCCTGACCTACGCCCGCTCCACCCACCCGGCCTCCGTCGAGGTGCTCACGGTCGACATGGGCGACGGCTCGGTCGAGCGCCTCGTGGAGACCTGGGAGGAGGCCGGTGTCGCCGTCCCCCTGACTGTCCTGGGCTCGCCGAGCCTGGAGGTGGTTCCGCCCGTGGTGTCCTACATACGCTCCCTGCGCAGCGACGCCCCCCAGGACCTGGTCGTGGTGTTCCTGCCCGAGCACCTGGTGAGCCGCTGGTGGGAGCGGGTGCTCCTCAGCTCGACCACCACGCGTCTGGGGGCCGCTCTGAGGCGTGTCCCCGGTGTGGTCGTGGCCTCCGTCCCCTGGAGGCTGGCTGCGCCCGGTCAGCCCTGGCGGGGCGGCTGGGGTGGCCAGGACGCCACCGGGGGAGCCGAGGACGTCATGGACGCTGACGTCGCTGCCCGCCGGGCCTCCCGGAGGCGCCGGGGACAGGGCGGGCCGGGCTGA
- a CDS encoding tRNA (cytidine(34)-2'-O)-methyltransferase, producing MLHMIFFEPRIPGNTGAAIRLSANTGAALHLVDPLFSMDEPRLRRAGLDYHDLARTRVYQTLEECLEHVPGRVLALTAHCDRLYTQVDWRDDDALLLGPEPTGLPEEVMSHPRVTDRIRIPMVAGSRSLNLANSAAVVVYEAWHRLGFSGAAGLLGEAS from the coding sequence GTGCTGCACATGATCTTCTTCGAGCCGCGGATCCCCGGCAACACCGGTGCGGCGATCAGGCTCAGCGCCAACACCGGTGCTGCCCTCCACCTGGTGGACCCGCTGTTCAGCATGGACGAGCCCAGGCTGCGTCGTGCCGGGCTGGACTACCACGACCTGGCCAGGACGCGGGTGTACCAGACCCTGGAGGAGTGCCTGGAGCACGTCCCCGGACGGGTCCTCGCCCTCACCGCGCACTGCGACCGCCTCTATACCCAGGTGGACTGGCGTGACGACGACGCCCTGCTGCTGGGGCCGGAGCCGACAGGACTGCCCGAGGAGGTCATGAGCCACCCCCGGGTCACCGACCGGATCCGCATCCCCATGGTGGCAGGCAGCCGCTCGCTCAACCTCGCCAACTCCGCGGCCGTCGTCGTCTACGAGGCCTGGCACCGCCTCGGCTTCTCCGGGGCCGCAGGCCTCCTGGGGGAGGCCTCCTGA
- a CDS encoding helix-turn-helix domain-containing protein produces MTRAVTAPWVRGRRRRAGTGTGAESGLSQVVAGNIRLEAARVGVTQAELARFLGMSRSAVSLRFTERVDWRVGEVGRVAWYLNLPVTDLFVRPRGAHRDFSW; encoded by the coding sequence GTGACGCGAGCGGTCACGGCTCCGTGGGTGCGAGGTAGGCGGCGTCGTGCGGGCACGGGAACGGGCGCAGAGTCGGGCCTGTCGCAGGTTGTGGCCGGGAACATCCGCCTGGAGGCGGCCCGGGTGGGTGTCACTCAGGCGGAGCTGGCCCGCTTCCTGGGGATGTCCCGCTCGGCGGTCTCGCTGAGGTTCACCGAGCGGGTTGACTGGCGTGTCGGTGAGGTAGGGCGGGTTGCCTGGTACCTCAATCTTCCGGTGACGGACCTGTTCGTGAGGCCCAGGGGAGCCCACAGAGACTTTTCCTGGTGA